Proteins encoded by one window of Arachis hypogaea cultivar Tifrunner chromosome 1, arahy.Tifrunner.gnm2.J5K5, whole genome shotgun sequence:
- the LOC112802143 gene encoding double-strand break repair protein MRE11 isoform X2, with protein sequence MKILPVNDLDIALHNFANKDDKNAFYVCVQSNINETRNKIAKDSNTMKFDEEDLIVKVGKFLEERVKQRGRKRSSNASQNPTRGRGRGRGRGRGSSTMKQTTLDGAFRSSQRTLTRLSENSLRDYRRLIVTIILK encoded by the exons ATGAAGATACTTCCTGTCAATGATTTGGATATTGCATTACACAATTTTGCGAACAAGGATGACAAAAATGCATTTTATGTGTGTGTACAAAGCAATATTAACGAAACAAGA AACAAAATTGCTAAGGATTCAAATACCATGAAGTTCGATGAGGAAGATTTAATTGTTAAAGTTGGAAAGTTCTTAGAG GAACGTGTCAAACAAAGAGGTAGGAAAAGGTCCTCTAATGCTTCTCAAAATCCAACAAGAGGGAGGggcagaggcagaggcagaggcagaggtTCTAGCACGATGAAACAGACAACTCTTGATGGAGCATTTCGCTCATCTCAAAG AACTTTAACAAGACTGTCCGAGAACTCATTACGCGATTACAGAAGATTGATAGTGACAATTATCCTGAA ATAA
- the LOC112802143 gene encoding double-strand break repair protein MRE11 isoform X1, giving the protein MRGVKLTWELKSQKLEFKESEERVEEKMKILPVNDLDIALHNFANKDDKNAFYVCVQSNINETRNKIAKDSNTMKFDEEDLIVKVGKFLEERVKQRGRKRSSNASQNPTRGRGRGRGRGRGSSTMKQTTLDGAFRSSQRTLTRLSENSLRDYRRLIVTIILK; this is encoded by the exons ATGAGAGGCGTCAAGTTGACTTGGGAACTAAAGTCTCAAAAACTTGAATTTAAAGAGTCAGAGGAAAGGGTTGAAGAG AAAATGAAGATACTTCCTGTCAATGATTTGGATATTGCATTACACAATTTTGCGAACAAGGATGACAAAAATGCATTTTATGTGTGTGTACAAAGCAATATTAACGAAACAAGA AACAAAATTGCTAAGGATTCAAATACCATGAAGTTCGATGAGGAAGATTTAATTGTTAAAGTTGGAAAGTTCTTAGAG GAACGTGTCAAACAAAGAGGTAGGAAAAGGTCCTCTAATGCTTCTCAAAATCCAACAAGAGGGAGGggcagaggcagaggcagaggcagaggtTCTAGCACGATGAAACAGACAACTCTTGATGGAGCATTTCGCTCATCTCAAAG AACTTTAACAAGACTGTCCGAGAACTCATTACGCGATTACAGAAGATTGATAGTGACAATTATCCTGAA ATAA